From a single Pempheris klunzingeri isolate RE-2024b chromosome 2, fPemKlu1.hap1, whole genome shotgun sequence genomic region:
- the ikbke gene encoding inhibitor of nuclear factor kappa-B kinase subunit epsilon has protein sequence MSGITASTTNYLWSSQDVLGQGATASVYKARNKRSGELVAVKVFNVVSYNRPHEVQMREFEMLRKLNHSNIVRLFTVEELPSKQKVLVMEYCSGGSLLSLLEEPENAFGLPETEFLTVLQCVVQGMNHLRENGVVHRDIKPGNIMRQVGEDGKSFYKLTDFGAARKLDDDEKFVSIYGTEEYLHPDMYERAVLRKPHQKSYGVSVDLWSIGVTFYHAATGSLPFTPYGGPRRNKPTMFKITTEKPVGAIAGIQRVADGPIEWSYNLPHSCQLSQGLTVQLVPVLAGILEADQERCWGFDQFFTATTDILQRQPVHLFSLQQATAHCIYIHHYNTVSVFFEEVASQTGVGVQLQHLLYLGHDLPLEGSMKVVNLPHTLFARPLILLSNGPEANTSLPFREPETPIIPSRFDVMADYNFSKVIVGVVHQYLRIVKLLHNHRELLLQGYYSYMMRLRRECGEVMNSITMITIRLQSCLSVEQRTRTLGHYASEDQALADNSHKLQLVHEHLPIYAAGIQEFQNRLDHLQIEQAKLAETLANDKSCQKMEMLLQKIMAIHQHYRKDRLTGKLAYNDEQIHKFEKIHLSSHIKRVKALFREDCVQRYKELLASTRTWSSVLLEMQTRLQDFSSFSTGLLADLEMSDQRQNEALDRILFNLQTKSATQQPGVTPTAKDQMVSRMHRLKDEMEILVRELQCNNNIIESLGAVNPAAALEPNLARPSTL, from the exons ATGTCAGGGATAACAGCCAGTACAACAAACTACCTGTGGTCTTCACAAGATGTGCTGGGACAGGGGGCTACTGCCAGTGTCTACAAGGCACGCAACAAG agatcCGGTGAGCTGGTGGCTGTCAAGGTGTTTAATGTGGTGAGCTACAACCGCCCCCATGAGGTCCAGATGAGAGAGTTTGAGATGCTGAGGAAGCTCAACCACAGCAATATTGTCAGACTGTTCACTGTGGAGGAG CTGCCCTCTAAACAGAAGGTGCTGGTGATGGAGTACTGTTCAGGAGGAAGTCTGCTCAGCCTGCTTGAGGAACCAGAAAATGCTTTTGGCCTGCCTGAAACAGAGTTCCTCACAGTTTTGCAGTGTGTAG tGCAGGGGATGAACCACCTGAGAGAAAATGGAGTGGTACACCGAGACATTAAGCCCGGCAACATCATGCGGCAGGTTGGAGAAGATGGCAAATCTTTTTACAAGCTGACTGACTTTGGAGCAGCAAGAAAgctggatgatgatgaaaagttTGTGTCTATCTACGGAACTGAAGAGTATCTG cacccAGACATGTATGAGCGTGCTGTGCTGCGTAAGCCTCATCAGAAGTCCTACGGAGTGAGCGTCGACCTGTGGAGTATTGGTGTGACATTTTACCATGCTGCCACTGGGAGTCTTCCCTTCACACCGTACGGAGGACCCCGCAGGAACAAGCCCACCAT GTTCAAAATAACTACAGAGAAGCCTGTGGGGGCAATAGCTGGAATACAACGAGTGGCAGACGGACCTATAGAGTGGAGCTACAACCTACCTCACAGCTGTCAACTCTCACA ggGTCTGACGGTGCAGCTGGTTCCAGTACTAGCAGGTATACTAGAGGCTGACCAGGAGAGGTGTTGGGGCTTCGATCAGTTCTTCACAGCCACCACAGACATACTGCAGCGGCAGCCGGTTCACCTCTTCTCTCTGCAACAGGCCACAGCGCATTGCATCTACATACACCACTATAACAC GGTGTCAGTATTCTTTGAGGAGGTGGCATCTCAGACTGGTGTAGGAGTGCAGCTGCAACATCTGCTGTACCTGGGTCACGACCTCCCTCTGGAGGGCAGCATGAAGGTGGTCAACCTCCCGCATACACTGTTCGCACGGCCCCTCATTCTGCTCAGCAACGGGCCTGAAGCAAATACAAGCCTGCCCTTCAGAGAAC cAGAGACTCCAATCATCCCATCCAGGTTTGACGTTATGGCAGACTACAACTTCTCCAAG GTAATAGTGGGAGTGGTCCACCAGTATCTGAGGATAGTAAAGTTGTTGCACAACCAccgagagctgctgctgcaaggATACTACAGCTACAT GATGAGGTTGCGCAGGGAGTGCGGCGAAGTGATGAACAGTATTACAATGATAACCATCAGACTGCAGTCTTGCCTCAGTGTAGAACAGAGGACTCGCACACT AGGCCATTACGCTTCAGAAGACCAAGCTTTAGCTGATAACAGTCACAAGCTGCAGCTG GTCCATGAGCACTTGCCAATATACGCCGCTGGCATCCAGGAGTTTCAGAACCGATTGGACCATCTGCAGATAGAGCAGGCCAAGCTAGCAGAGACACTGGCCAATGACAAGAG CTGTCAGAAGATGGAGATGCTGCTCCAGAAGATAATGGCCATTCATCAGCATTATCGTAAAGACAGACTTACTGGCA AGTTGGCATATAACGATGAGCAGATCCACAAGTTTGAGAA AATCCACCTGTCATCCCACATTAAGCGAGTGAAAGCTCTCTTTAGAGAAGACTGCGTGCAGAGATACAAAGAGCTTTTGGCCTCGACGAGGACGTGGAGCAG tgttttactGGAGATGCAGACACGACTGCAGGACTTCAGTTCTTTCTCCACAGGCTTGCTGGCAGACCTGGAAATGAGTGATCAGCGCCAAAACGAG GCTCTGGACAGAATCCTTTTCAATCTGCAGACCAAGAGTGCAACACAACAGCCTGGGGTCACACCCACAGCCAAGGATCAGATGGTCTCTAg GATGCATCGGCTGAAGGATGAAATGGAGATTTTGGTGAGAGAACTTCAGTGTAACAACAACATTATTGAGAG TCTGGGAGCTGTGAAccctgcagcagctctggagCCGAACTTGGCCAGACCTTCTACACTGTGA